The following proteins are encoded in a genomic region of Glycine soja cultivar W05 chromosome 17, ASM419377v2, whole genome shotgun sequence:
- the LOC114391574 gene encoding uncharacterized protein LOC114391574, which translates to MTRSKKFVEAEDEESVVYKEQMGEKTGAEVKENDVKGEVNVGKALIDLGASINLMPLSMCKRLGEWEIMPTRMTLQLADRSITRRYGVIEDVLVWVKHFIFPTYFVVMDISKDTDIPVIMGRPFMLTASCIVDMGKRKLELGFEDQKIDFDLFSTFRGHASEHTSGAEYFTAKPIAGSASRLHPDSRAI; encoded by the exons ATGACTAGGAGTAAAAAGTTTGTGGAAGCTGAGGATGAAGAGAGTGTGGTGTACAAGGAGCAAATGGGTGAAAAGACAGGTGCTGAGGTTAAGGAAAATGATGTGAAGG gagaagtcaatgtgggaaagGCTCTGATTGATCTGGGAGCCAGCattaatttgatgccactctccatgtgcaaaAGATTGGGAGAGTGGGAGATTATGCCCACTCGAATGACTCTACAAttagctgaccgctccattaccaggcgctacggagtaattgaagatgtattGGTCTGGGTCaagcattttatcttcccaACATACTTTGTGGTCATGGATATCTCTAAAGATACTGACATCCCTGTAATCATGGGGAGGCCGTTCATGTTGactgcaagctgcatagttgacaTGGGGAAGAGGAAGTTGGAGTTAGGTTTTGAAgaccagaaaattgattttgactt ATTTTCAACGTTTCGAGGCCATGCTTCGGAGCATACATCAGGGGCAGAGTATTTTACTGCAAAGCCTATAGCTGGTAGCGCCTCCAGACTCCATCCCGATAGTAGAGCAATTTAA